In Sulfitobacter sp. OXR-159, one DNA window encodes the following:
- a CDS encoding tripartite tricarboxylate transporter permease, whose protein sequence is MEFYTNALAQVLTFGPLTAMIGATLLGVFIGALPGLNPVMAIALLLPLTYSMDPLVALAMVAGIYNGSMYGGAIPAILLRIPGTPASIATTFDGFPMADKGEAAKALKIACWSSAVGGIASAIALMTVGPLLARVTLYFGPAEYFWIAIFGMASVGVMVGSDPVKGIMAAVLGLLIGTMGIDNLSGQARFTFGQTWLLGGLDLIVVLVGLYALPPVLQLAEKADLKGLSAAQLKLTDVPFKPGERRALIPTWLRSSGIGIGVGILPGAGGNIAAFLSYNAAKNASDDPSSFGKGNPQGVAAAECGNNADNAASMIPALALGIPGNVVAALVLSALTIHGLQPGPQLFHQNPVLVGGFMMEMLLTSVLIFALGGAVATRVFAQFQRLPGVLLVPSILILMCVGVYVINGRPVDLWVMLAAGLVGYFLEKVNVPLAPIILGMILGPMAEQSVRRALLISRGDATDLLTRPISAALAITTLLVIVWPIAKAMRRRRDAREA, encoded by the coding sequence ATGGAATTTTACACCAATGCATTGGCCCAAGTTCTGACCTTCGGGCCGCTGACAGCAATGATCGGTGCCACGCTGCTGGGCGTATTTATCGGCGCTCTGCCGGGGCTTAACCCGGTGATGGCTATCGCGCTCCTGTTGCCCCTGACCTATTCGATGGATCCGTTAGTGGCACTGGCCATGGTGGCAGGCATCTACAACGGCTCGATGTACGGCGGCGCAATCCCGGCGATACTGCTGCGCATTCCCGGCACTCCGGCCTCAATCGCCACCACCTTTGACGGCTTCCCGATGGCCGACAAAGGCGAGGCCGCGAAAGCGCTGAAGATTGCTTGTTGGTCCTCCGCTGTTGGGGGCATCGCCAGCGCAATCGCTTTGATGACTGTCGGACCACTGTTGGCAAGAGTAACCTTATATTTCGGCCCCGCCGAATATTTCTGGATCGCGATCTTCGGCATGGCATCGGTCGGCGTCATGGTCGGTTCAGACCCGGTCAAGGGGATCATGGCTGCCGTGCTCGGTCTGCTGATCGGCACGATGGGGATCGATAACCTTTCAGGCCAAGCTCGGTTTACCTTCGGCCAAACCTGGCTTTTGGGTGGGCTCGACCTGATCGTGGTGCTGGTGGGGCTTTATGCTCTGCCGCCGGTCTTGCAATTGGCTGAAAAGGCCGACCTCAAGGGGCTATCTGCCGCGCAACTTAAGCTGACCGATGTGCCTTTCAAACCCGGCGAACGCCGTGCATTGATCCCGACTTGGCTGCGCTCCTCGGGCATCGGCATAGGTGTCGGCATCCTGCCAGGCGCGGGCGGCAACATCGCGGCCTTTCTCAGTTACAACGCCGCCAAGAACGCCTCGGACGATCCATCGAGTTTCGGCAAAGGTAACCCGCAGGGCGTAGCCGCGGCGGAATGTGGTAACAACGCCGACAACGCCGCGTCGATGATCCCGGCGCTGGCGCTCGGCATCCCCGGCAACGTTGTCGCGGCGCTGGTGCTGAGCGCGTTGACCATCCATGGGCTGCAACCCGGCCCGCAACTGTTCCATCAGAACCCGGTGCTGGTCGGCGGTTTCATGATGGAGATGCTCCTAACTTCGGTCTTGATCTTCGCTCTCGGAGGGGCCGTCGCCACTCGCGTCTTTGCCCAGTTCCAGCGCCTGCCTGGGGTGCTTCTGGTGCCGTCAATCCTCATCCTGATGTGCGTGGGGGTCTATGTTATCAACGGCCGCCCTGTCGACCTCTGGGTGATGCTCGCCGCAGGCCTCGTGGGGTATTTCCTGGAAAAGGTGAACGTTCCGCTGGCACCGATTATCCTTGGTATGATCTTGGGCCCGATGGCTGAACAAAGCGTCCGGCGCGCCCTGCTGATCAGCCGTGGCGACGCCACCGACCTGCTGACTCGTCCGATCTCTGCGGCGCTCGCCATCACCACTCTCCTCGTGATCGTCTGGCCCATTGCCAAGGCCATGCGGCGCCGGCGTGACGCGCGAGAGGCTTGA
- a CDS encoding LysR family transcriptional regulator has translation MLRFNIRQIEAFRAVIETGNMTQAGEVLGVTQPAISRLIRDLEEEYGLQLFARHAGRIDPTKDAIAFHAEVERCYGELEQMVKFATELGAHRKKRLRLASTVGHSYFFLPEVIKAFHARWPDVVISLVSGPSPEVVEHVEKGRCDIGLALLPLNVHGVAIKTMPETNLVCVMPKDHALSKLNSVAPQDLQETPLLLISESSLMRKRLLKAFNEANVTPNVILDSTYTGPICSLVANGMGVSIMDILTADAYSNLEIEIRPFSPSIPCELKLVLPESQVLAPPAQAFVEILMERAR, from the coding sequence ATGCTACGTTTCAACATTCGGCAGATCGAAGCGTTTCGCGCAGTAATTGAAACTGGAAATATGACGCAAGCGGGCGAAGTGCTCGGCGTCACCCAGCCCGCCATCAGCCGCCTGATCCGCGACCTTGAAGAAGAGTATGGTCTACAGCTGTTTGCCCGTCATGCCGGCCGCATCGACCCAACCAAGGATGCCATTGCTTTCCATGCAGAAGTCGAACGCTGTTACGGAGAACTGGAACAGATGGTCAAGTTCGCCACTGAACTCGGCGCTCACCGCAAAAAGAGACTGCGCCTGGCCTCTACCGTCGGGCATTCATATTTTTTTCTTCCCGAGGTCATCAAGGCTTTTCACGCGCGTTGGCCGGATGTGGTGATCAGTCTGGTTAGCGGGCCATCGCCTGAGGTCGTCGAACATGTAGAAAAGGGCAGATGCGACATAGGGTTGGCGCTTTTGCCGCTCAATGTCCACGGTGTGGCCATCAAGACGATGCCCGAAACCAACCTTGTCTGCGTGATGCCAAAGGACCACGCCCTGTCCAAATTGAATTCCGTCGCGCCGCAAGACCTGCAAGAGACCCCCCTGCTGCTGATTTCAGAGAGTAGCCTGATGCGAAAGCGGCTGTTGAAAGCGTTCAACGAGGCTAATGTCACGCCAAACGTCATTCTGGACTCCACCTACACAGGCCCAATCTGCAGCTTGGTCGCGAACGGGATGGGCGTGTCGATCATGGATATTCTGACAGCAGACGCCTATTCGAACCTTGAGATCGAAATACGTCCCTTCAGCCCCAGTATACCCTGTGAATTGAAGCTGGTGCTCCCTGAGTCGCAGGTGCTGGCGCCGCCCGCGCAGGCGTTCGTGGAGATACTGATGGAACGTGCCCGCTAA
- a CDS encoding ABC transporter substrate-binding protein — translation MRPMYLALSASLLASTAMPAMAGKADDTLNWATDKEVAVVDPYFSVTRELVIMGHMGWDGLVLFNNETGEFDPLLATSWEWKSNTEVEFDLREGVVFHDGTTFDADDVVYTINFLADEANGVPAQSVVNWMKGATKIDQYKVRLELVQPFPNAFAYLANEISIMPEGYYENSTINADGTRDLSKVTPIGTGPYTVSDVRTGKYVNWAKNDQYFADGPKGTPQIGNINFRTIGESNTQLAELMTGGLDWAWDVPKEQALRLEESGQVQVVNEKTLRISYLAFDVDGSSGQDYFTDQKVRAAFAHAINRDAIAKELVGPASVAIHSACHPEQFACSQDVPHYDYNPEKAKELLAEAGYPDGFKFDLYGYREREFTEAVIGDLAAVGIQANLNWLQYSSLLEKVQNGETPVNHMTWGSSSIPDVAAITSHFFSGSSDDPAKDPRTAEALARGDTSVDPEVRKEAYQEALNIIAEEVYWLPMFTYAKYYVFSNDLDFTPTADEIPRLYEASWK, via the coding sequence ATGAGACCGATGTACCTTGCGCTTTCTGCGAGCCTTTTGGCCAGCACTGCCATGCCGGCGATGGCCGGTAAGGCGGATGACACATTGAATTGGGCCACCGACAAGGAAGTCGCCGTTGTCGACCCCTATTTCAGCGTGACCCGTGAACTCGTCATCATGGGGCATATGGGGTGGGACGGCCTTGTCCTTTTCAACAATGAAACCGGTGAGTTTGACCCGCTGTTGGCCACCTCGTGGGAGTGGAAAAGCAACACTGAGGTCGAGTTCGATCTGCGTGAGGGCGTCGTCTTCCACGATGGCACTACCTTTGATGCGGATGACGTTGTCTATACGATCAATTTTTTGGCGGACGAAGCCAATGGCGTTCCAGCACAGTCTGTTGTCAACTGGATGAAGGGCGCGACCAAGATCGATCAGTACAAAGTTCGTCTGGAATTGGTTCAGCCTTTCCCGAACGCCTTCGCCTATCTGGCGAATGAAATCTCGATCATGCCAGAGGGCTACTACGAAAATTCAACAATCAATGCAGATGGCACTCGGGACCTGTCGAAGGTGACGCCAATCGGGACGGGCCCCTACACGGTCAGTGATGTGAGAACGGGTAAATACGTCAACTGGGCGAAGAATGACCAGTATTTTGCCGACGGGCCGAAAGGCACTCCTCAAATTGGCAACATCAACTTCCGGACAATTGGCGAGTCGAACACCCAATTGGCCGAATTGATGACAGGCGGGCTCGATTGGGCATGGGACGTGCCGAAAGAGCAGGCTCTGCGCCTTGAGGAAAGCGGACAGGTGCAGGTGGTCAACGAAAAGACGCTGCGGATTTCTTATCTGGCCTTTGATGTCGATGGCAGTTCTGGTCAAGACTACTTTACAGATCAAAAGGTCCGCGCCGCTTTTGCCCATGCTATCAACCGCGACGCCATTGCAAAAGAGCTGGTCGGCCCGGCCTCTGTCGCCATCCATTCCGCCTGCCACCCTGAGCAGTTTGCCTGTTCTCAGGATGTGCCGCACTATGACTATAACCCGGAAAAGGCCAAAGAGCTGTTGGCCGAGGCGGGATATCCGGACGGTTTCAAATTCGACCTTTATGGTTACCGGGAGCGTGAGTTCACCGAAGCGGTGATCGGCGACCTCGCGGCGGTTGGCATTCAGGCCAATCTGAACTGGCTGCAGTACAGCTCGCTGCTCGAAAAAGTTCAGAACGGCGAGACCCCGGTGAACCACATGACCTGGGGTTCGAGTTCGATCCCCGATGTCGCGGCGATTACCAGCCATTTCTTCTCGGGCAGCAGCGATGATCCGGCCAAGGATCCGCGCACTGCCGAAGCGCTGGCGCGCGGTGATACCTCGGTCGATCCCGAAGTCCGCAAAGAGGCTTATCAAGAGGCGCTGAATATCATCGCCGAAGAAGTCTATTGGCTGCCGATGTTCACCTACGCCAAATACTACGTGTTCTCCAATGATCTCGACTTCACGCCCACCGCGGATGAGATCCCCCGTCTCTATGAGGCAAGCTGGAAGTAA
- a CDS encoding ABC transporter permease, which yields MLAFLLRRISTALLVALTVSSLTFSLNFLSGDPAIALAGESATQEDLQTIREAYGYDKPIPVQYFNWLTGALQGDLGQSHYLNQPVADEIFQRLPTTMTLGLSALVFALVLSIPLGVLAAIRPNSLLDRFALTVAVVGQAMPSFWFALTMMLWFAINWRILPVSGSDTWLHFVMPSIALGYYITPGVMRLTRAGMLEVLRSDYIRTARAKGVSRFSLMFKHALRNAIIPVVSLAAVQFGFMLGGSIVIETIFAINGLGFLAWESIQRADLPMMQAIVLVLSFFYIALTFLADVLNAWLDPRIRIG from the coding sequence GTGCTTGCATTCCTTCTCAGGCGAATATCGACGGCTCTACTCGTCGCTTTGACCGTGTCGTCGCTCACCTTTTCGCTCAATTTCCTTTCGGGGGATCCGGCCATTGCCCTTGCAGGCGAAAGCGCCACCCAAGAGGACCTACAGACCATTCGCGAGGCCTATGGCTACGACAAACCCATCCCCGTCCAGTACTTCAACTGGCTGACCGGGGCGCTGCAGGGGGACTTGGGCCAGTCGCACTACCTCAACCAGCCGGTTGCAGATGAGATCTTCCAACGCCTGCCCACCACCATGACACTTGGACTGAGCGCACTTGTCTTTGCACTGGTCCTCTCGATCCCCTTGGGGGTGTTGGCGGCGATCCGACCCAACAGCTTGTTAGACCGTTTTGCCCTGACCGTGGCCGTGGTGGGACAGGCGATGCCCAGCTTCTGGTTTGCGCTGACGATGATGCTGTGGTTCGCCATCAATTGGCGCATCCTGCCGGTCTCTGGCAGCGATACCTGGCTGCATTTCGTCATGCCATCCATCGCACTTGGCTACTACATCACACCGGGCGTCATGCGCCTGACCCGCGCCGGGATGCTGGAAGTCCTGCGTTCCGACTACATTCGAACTGCCCGCGCCAAGGGTGTCAGTCGCTTCTCGCTGATGTTCAAACATGCGTTGCGCAACGCAATCATCCCGGTGGTATCACTGGCGGCCGTGCAATTCGGCTTCATGCTGGGCGGGTCCATCGTGATCGAGACGATCTTCGCGATCAATGGCCTTGGCTTCTTGGCCTGGGAGTCGATCCAGCGGGCCGACCTGCCGATGATGCAGGCCATCGTGCTGGTTCTCAGCTTTTTTTACATCGCACTCACCTTCCTCGCCGACGTTCTGAACGCTTGGCTGGACCCGCGGATTAGGATCGGATGA
- a CDS encoding ABC transporter permease yields the protein MSTLQNNAPTMPSEALVRSPRQMMFQHAKTHRGLMLGGFVIAVIVLVALLAPLIAPHDPYAQMLSRKLIPPVWFDSPKTTWDHILGTDHLGRDYLSRLMYGARISLMIGFSAMLISGVIGTILGVCAGYFGGRVDMVINFIITTRLSMPVVLVALAVISIVGSSLTVVIWVIGLLIWDRFAVVVRSATQQVRGLDFVASAQALGSSTPRILFSDVLPNISNHIIVIATLEMAHAILLEAALSFLGLGVQPPTPSWGLMISDAKGLMFFDGWLIAVPGTALFMLVLAINLLGDGLRDVTAPEDRS from the coding sequence ATGAGCACGCTGCAAAACAACGCCCCCACCATGCCCAGCGAGGCGCTCGTTCGCTCCCCCCGGCAGATGATGTTCCAACACGCGAAGACCCATCGCGGATTGATGCTCGGTGGCTTTGTCATCGCTGTGATCGTTCTGGTAGCCCTTCTGGCACCGTTGATTGCACCGCATGATCCCTATGCGCAGATGCTGTCGCGCAAGCTGATCCCGCCAGTCTGGTTTGACAGCCCAAAAACAACTTGGGACCATATCCTTGGCACCGACCATCTGGGCCGCGACTACCTTTCCCGCCTGATGTATGGCGCGCGGATCTCGCTGATGATCGGTTTCTCCGCCATGCTGATCTCGGGTGTGATCGGCACCATCCTGGGCGTCTGTGCCGGTTATTTCGGCGGCCGGGTGGATATGGTGATCAACTTCATCATCACCACGCGCCTCTCGATGCCGGTGGTTCTGGTGGCGCTGGCGGTCATCAGCATTGTCGGGTCTTCGCTGACGGTGGTGATCTGGGTGATCGGCCTTCTGATCTGGGACCGTTTCGCGGTGGTGGTGCGCAGTGCGACCCAGCAGGTGCGGGGGCTGGATTTTGTGGCCTCCGCGCAGGCTTTGGGAAGTTCCACACCGCGTATCCTTTTCAGTGATGTCCTGCCCAATATTTCGAACCATATCATCGTGATCGCCACCCTTGAGATGGCCCACGCCATCCTGCTCGAAGCGGCGCTGTCCTTCCTCGGGTTGGGGGTGCAGCCGCCCACACCAAGTTGGGGGCTGATGATCTCGGACGCCAAGGGGCTGATGTTCTTTGACGGTTGGCTGATCGCCGTGCCGGGGACCGCGCTGTTTATGTTGGTGCTGGCAATCAATCTGCTCGGTGACGGGCTGCGCGACGTGACCGCCCCGGAGGACCGCAGCTGA
- a CDS encoding ABC transporter ATP-binding protein gives MGNLMKHSGKIGEQMTNSTKPILSIRNLTVALPVQLERANAVDNLTFDVRPKEILCVVGESGSGKSITSLATMGLLASSLKVTGGEIDFDGRDVLKLSESEHNKLRGDRIAMIFQEPMTALNPAYTVGNQIEEVLRVHRSFDAAERRERTLKLLDEVRLPDPERLFNSYPHQLSGGQRQRIMIAMALALDPKLLIADEPTTALDVTTQKQILHLLKQLNAKHDAGIMFITHDFGVVAEIADRVVVMRHGQIVEQGTADEVLNNPQHPYTRALIDAVPRRAEDREMTISENPIVVDVQGLMKTFHTSGGMFKKSRTVAAVNDISFQVRRGETLGIVGESGSGKTTLVRCLMRLIDPDSGAINISGVDFASKTAAELRRHRKDIQIVFQDPYGSLNPRRTIGSQLIQGAINFGMPREEAWKRVYELLEIVQMPKYSVHRYPSQFSGGQRQRLCIARALVVNPKVLIADEAVSALDVSIQREVLKLINDIRDRLGLTVIFITHDLRVAAQICNEVLVMKHGEVLERGGVGRIFTNPQHEYTKALIAAQPGQGWEIPDMAEFAPQTLSGGHKVAEI, from the coding sequence ATGGGCAATCTGATGAAACACTCTGGCAAGATCGGTGAGCAAATGACCAATTCGACCAAGCCAATTCTTTCGATCCGCAACCTCACGGTGGCGCTGCCGGTTCAATTGGAACGCGCCAACGCGGTCGACAACCTGACCTTTGACGTCCGGCCCAAGGAAATCCTCTGTGTTGTGGGTGAATCCGGCTCCGGCAAGTCGATCACGTCGCTGGCGACGATGGGGCTCTTGGCTTCCAGCCTGAAGGTGACCGGGGGGGAGATCGACTTTGACGGGCGCGATGTCCTGAAACTCAGCGAAAGCGAGCATAACAAGCTTCGCGGTGACCGTATTGCGATGATTTTTCAGGAGCCGATGACTGCCCTCAACCCGGCCTATACCGTCGGCAACCAGATCGAAGAGGTCTTGCGCGTCCACCGGTCCTTTGATGCGGCAGAGCGGCGTGAGCGCACGTTGAAGCTGCTGGATGAGGTGCGGCTTCCGGATCCCGAGCGGCTGTTCAACTCGTACCCGCATCAACTCTCAGGCGGTCAGCGGCAGCGGATCATGATCGCCATGGCGCTGGCGCTGGACCCCAAACTCCTGATCGCGGACGAGCCGACCACCGCGCTGGATGTCACGACCCAAAAGCAAATCTTGCATCTGCTGAAACAGCTCAACGCCAAACACGACGCCGGCATCATGTTCATCACCCATGACTTCGGTGTGGTAGCCGAGATCGCCGACCGTGTGGTTGTCATGCGCCACGGCCAGATCGTAGAGCAGGGCACCGCCGACGAGGTGCTCAACAATCCGCAACATCCCTACACCCGTGCGTTGATCGACGCGGTGCCGCGCCGTGCCGAAGACCGGGAGATGACGATCTCGGAAAACCCTATTGTCGTTGACGTGCAGGGGCTGATGAAGACCTTTCACACCTCGGGCGGCATGTTCAAGAAAAGCCGAACCGTCGCCGCCGTGAACGATATTTCCTTTCAGGTGCGCCGGGGCGAGACACTGGGCATTGTGGGCGAATCCGGTTCGGGCAAGACCACGCTGGTGCGCTGTCTGATGCGGCTCATTGATCCCGACAGCGGGGCAATCAACATCTCGGGTGTGGACTTTGCCAGCAAGACCGCTGCCGAGCTGCGCCGCCACCGCAAGGACATTCAAATCGTCTTTCAGGACCCCTACGGCTCGCTTAATCCGCGCCGCACCATCGGCAGCCAGTTGATCCAAGGCGCGATCAATTTCGGAATGCCGCGCGAAGAAGCGTGGAAGCGGGTCTATGAACTGCTCGAAATCGTGCAGATGCCAAAATATTCCGTTCACCGCTATCCCAGTCAGTTCTCAGGCGGGCAGCGCCAGCGCCTGTGCATCGCACGCGCACTTGTTGTCAATCCCAAGGTGCTGATCGCGGATGAAGCGGTGTCGGCGCTGGATGTGTCGATCCAGCGCGAGGTGCTCAAGCTGATCAACGATATCCGCGACCGGCTTGGCCTTACCGTCATCTTCATCACCCATGATCTGCGGGTCGCGGCGCAGATCTGCAACGAAGTGCTGGTGATGAAGCACGGTGAAGTGTTGGAACGGGGCGGCGTTGGCCGCATCTTCACCAACCCGCAGCATGAATACACCAAGGCATTGATCGCCGCACAACCGGGGCAGGGCTGGGAGATCCCGGACATGGCCGAATTCGCACCACAGACCCTGTCGGGTGGACATAAGGTGGCCGAGATATGA
- a CDS encoding choline dehydrogenase, which yields MSDAAYDFIIVGAGSTGCVLANRLSAKPGLRVLLLEAGPRDLNPWIHIPIGYYRTMDDTRINWQYQTEDVPQSAGRRFDWPRGKVLGGCSSINGLVYARGQAADFDHWRQLGNPGWSYADVLPYFRRAEGASINDIDEEFHGRDGPLGVSRASANPLCDAYIAAADEAGIPPNPDYNGREQEGAGYFQVTTRNGWRSSAATAYLKPARKRPNLHVQTDTLVRRLILEGTRVVGVEVEQGGKVETLRAGREVLLAAGAINSPQILQVSGIGYAEMLRSAGVDIVHDLPEVGENLQDHYTCRSTYRCAQPVTVNDEVRSWPRKVGVALQWLKDRSGPMSLSAGQVGVFAKTRPECATPDVQFHFLRYTAQKRGRTLDPFSGFTVTMCQLRPESRGHVRITSPDHRAKPTIQPNYLDTTTDRDTMVAGMKLVRKVAAQPALADYISEEMLPGRDVTSDDALLDYVRANGSSIFHPSSTCRMGVDAGAVVDPRLRVHGLTGLRVADASIMPTLVSANTNAACIMIGEKAADMILEDIA from the coding sequence ATGAGCGACGCGGCCTATGACTTCATCATCGTCGGTGCGGGCTCGACCGGCTGCGTGCTGGCCAATCGCTTGTCGGCCAAGCCAGGCTTGCGCGTGCTGTTGCTTGAGGCCGGACCGCGCGATTTGAACCCCTGGATTCACATTCCGATTGGCTACTACCGCACGATGGATGACACGCGCATCAACTGGCAGTACCAGACCGAAGATGTGCCGCAATCTGCCGGACGGCGCTTTGACTGGCCGCGGGGCAAGGTGCTGGGCGGCTGCAGTTCGATCAACGGGCTGGTCTATGCCCGGGGGCAGGCGGCGGATTTTGATCATTGGCGGCAGCTTGGCAATCCCGGTTGGAGCTACGCGGATGTGTTGCCCTACTTCCGCCGGGCCGAGGGTGCGTCGATCAATGACATCGACGAGGAATTCCATGGTCGCGACGGGCCGCTTGGTGTCAGCCGGGCAAGTGCGAACCCGCTGTGCGACGCCTATATTGCCGCGGCGGATGAGGCGGGCATTCCACCAAACCCCGATTACAATGGTCGTGAGCAGGAGGGTGCGGGGTACTTTCAGGTCACCACCCGCAACGGCTGGCGCAGCAGTGCGGCAACGGCCTATCTGAAACCCGCGCGTAAGCGACCCAATCTGCATGTGCAGACCGACACGCTGGTACGCCGTCTCATCCTCGAAGGCACCCGCGTGGTCGGGGTCGAGGTCGAACAGGGCGGCAAGGTCGAAACCCTGCGCGCCGGGCGCGAAGTGCTGCTGGCGGCGGGGGCGATCAACTCGCCGCAGATCCTGCAGGTTTCGGGCATCGGTTACGCCGAGATGCTGCGCAGTGCTGGCGTAGATATTGTGCATGATCTGCCAGAGGTCGGTGAGAACCTTCAAGACCACTACACCTGCCGCAGCACCTACCGCTGCGCGCAGCCTGTCACAGTCAATGACGAGGTCCGCAGCTGGCCGCGCAAGGTTGGGGTGGCCCTCCAATGGCTAAAGGACCGCAGCGGCCCGATGTCGCTCAGCGCAGGGCAGGTCGGCGTCTTTGCCAAGACCCGCCCGGAATGCGCCACCCCGGATGTGCAGTTTCACTTCCTGCGCTACACTGCGCAGAAACGCGGCCGCACACTGGACCCGTTTTCAGGCTTCACCGTGACCATGTGCCAGCTGCGCCCGGAAAGCCGTGGTCATGTGCGGATCACAAGCCCGGATCACCGGGCGAAACCAACGATCCAGCCGAATTACCTCGATACAACCACGGACCGCGACACCATGGTCGCCGGCATGAAACTGGTCCGCAAAGTCGCGGCGCAACCGGCGCTGGCCGATTACATCAGCGAGGAAATGTTGCCCGGTCGTGATGTGACCAGCGATGACGCCCTGCTGGACTACGTTCGCGCCAATGGCTCGTCGATCTTTCACCCCAGTTCCACCTGCCGCATGGGGGTGGACGCGGGCGCCGTGGTCGATCCGCGGCTTCGGGTACATGGGCTGACCGGCCTGCGGGTGGCGGACGCCTCAATCATGCCGACACTGGTTTCGGCCAACACCAATGCTGCCTGCATCATGATTGGCGAAAAAGCCGCGGACATGATCCTCGAGGACATCGCCTGA
- a CDS encoding mandelate racemase/muconate lactonizing enzyme family protein produces the protein MKIKDIKTFVVGNKSIHRGGPYWVFVKVTTDCGTVGYGEIYGVAFHPKALTAMIDDMFERHFAGTDPFKIERHFRLVYSAGFSQRPDPTVMGIFSGIEMALWDIIGKALDKPIYELLGGQVHERLRSYTYLNAAPDAASNQKVYDDPDAAAERALEYVAQGFTALKFDPARPYTAFDPRQLSMETLDFADRYTARVREAVGASCDILIGTHGEMSPSGALRLARKLEPHDPLWFEEPTPPDNISGMALVAAGTRIPVATGERLTTKYEFADLLRQNAASILQMNLGRVGGILEAKKIASMGEAFHAQIAPHLFCGPLVGAANIQVSACSPNFLIMEGIEQWGGFQAEILKTPIRWEDGYVIPPTAPGLGVELDEAVAEANPYTGERLQLRMKDTPA, from the coding sequence ATGAAGATCAAGGATATCAAGACCTTCGTGGTCGGCAATAAATCCATTCACCGGGGCGGTCCGTATTGGGTTTTCGTTAAGGTCACCACGGATTGCGGCACAGTGGGCTACGGGGAAATCTACGGCGTGGCGTTCCACCCCAAGGCGCTGACCGCGATGATCGACGACATGTTCGAGCGCCATTTCGCGGGCACGGACCCTTTCAAGATCGAACGGCACTTCCGACTGGTCTATTCGGCCGGCTTTTCCCAGCGTCCTGATCCGACGGTCATGGGCATCTTCAGCGGCATCGAGATGGCCCTGTGGGACATCATCGGCAAGGCGCTCGACAAGCCGATCTATGAATTGCTCGGCGGGCAAGTGCATGAACGCCTGCGCAGCTATACCTATCTTAATGCCGCCCCCGATGCCGCGTCGAACCAGAAGGTCTATGACGATCCGGACGCTGCGGCAGAGCGGGCTCTGGAATATGTCGCCCAAGGATTCACGGCACTGAAATTCGATCCGGCGCGGCCCTATACCGCCTTTGATCCCCGCCAACTTTCGATGGAGACACTCGACTTTGCCGACCGCTACACTGCCCGTGTCCGTGAGGCAGTGGGTGCAAGCTGCGATATCCTGATTGGCACACATGGGGAGATGTCCCCCTCGGGCGCGCTGCGTCTCGCGCGCAAGTTGGAGCCGCATGATCCCCTCTGGTTCGAGGAGCCGACACCGCCTGACAACATCTCTGGCATGGCTCTCGTCGCCGCCGGGACCCGCATCCCCGTGGCAACAGGGGAGCGGCTGACCACCAAATACGAATTTGCCGATCTGCTGCGCCAGAATGCTGCGTCGATCTTGCAGATGAACCTCGGCCGTGTCGGCGGCATTCTGGAGGCCAAGAAGATCGCTTCCATGGGCGAGGCCTTTCACGCCCAGATCGCACCGCACCTGTTCTGCGGCCCGCTGGTCGGTGCAGCGAATATTCAGGTTTCTGCCTGTAGTCCGAACTTTCTCATCATGGAGGGGATCGAGCAATGGGGCGGATTTCAGGCCGAGATCCTAAAGACCCCGATCCGCTGGGAAGACGGTTATGTCATCCCACCGACCGCGCCGGGATTGGGTGTCGAACTCGATGAGGCCGTGGCCGAAGCCAACCCCTACACCGGCGAACGTCTGCAACTGCGGATGAAGGACACGCCAGCATGA